The Desmonostoc muscorum LEGE 12446 genome includes a region encoding these proteins:
- a CDS encoding matrixin family metalloprotease codes for MSLYDRLNLTRPNHRPLKVPIWERINLTRPPKLRCQGCRSRIQSHWEFCPSCGRTLIEKNSEFRRCIWVDVSGMDIEEEHKEAINNILVDAFSKVYGAFRSVEVFLTSDPPEAKEWGNSFTHVYIFADNQPVDYLGVASFKLGMVTDRAIIRIDQVFYASYNASLNVNQLSNLIANTIVHEIGHTLGLDHSALPTDVMHDGLDHIIHSSMPPSFHASQINSMNNAIRRQAALKVD; via the coding sequence ATGTCTCTCTACGATCGCCTGAATTTAACCAGACCTAATCATCGACCGCTCAAAGTCCCAATTTGGGAACGCATAAACTTAACTAGGCCTCCCAAACTCCGTTGTCAAGGATGTCGTTCGCGCATCCAATCTCACTGGGAATTTTGCCCTTCCTGCGGCAGAACTCTCATAGAAAAAAATAGCGAGTTTCGGCGTTGTATTTGGGTGGATGTATCAGGAATGGACATTGAAGAAGAACATAAAGAAGCAATCAATAATATTCTTGTTGACGCTTTCTCCAAAGTCTACGGTGCATTTAGAAGTGTTGAAGTATTTTTGACATCAGATCCGCCTGAAGCAAAGGAATGGGGGAACAGTTTTACTCACGTTTATATATTCGCTGATAACCAACCAGTTGATTATTTAGGTGTAGCTAGTTTTAAATTAGGAATGGTTACAGACCGTGCTATTATCCGCATCGATCAAGTATTTTATGCTTCTTATAATGCCAGTCTCAATGTTAATCAATTGTCCAACTTAATTGCTAATACCATCGTCCATGAAATTGGACATACATTAGGTCTAGATCACTCTGCACTACCAACAGATGTCATGCATGATGGACTTGACCATATTATTCATAGCTCAATGCCGCCATCATTTCACGCTTCACAAATAAACTCGATGAATAATGCTATTCGTAGACAAGCAGCTTTAAAAGTTGATTGA